Proteins encoded by one window of Dyella humicola:
- a CDS encoding enoyl-CoA hydratase-related protein, with the protein MTASIQIADQAGVRRITLNRPQVHNAFDDALIAELAAALASAGEDPAVRAVVLSGAGASFSAGADLNWMRGMASASEAQNRDDSLRLARLMRTLQYLPKPTIARVNGAAYGGGVGLVACCDIAIGVDGARFGLTEVKLGLVPAVISPYVIQAIGLRHARRLFLTGELFDAATALQIGLLHQCVPAEKLDETVDAALASLSKAGPLAQAEAKRLALRVAGASEVEAERLDQENAALIARLRVSPEGQEGLGAFLAKRQPGWCTKD; encoded by the coding sequence ATGACCGCCAGCATCCAGATTGCCGACCAGGCCGGCGTCCGTCGCATCACGCTGAACCGCCCGCAGGTTCACAACGCGTTCGACGACGCGCTGATTGCCGAGCTCGCCGCCGCCTTGGCCTCGGCCGGCGAGGATCCCGCGGTGCGCGCGGTCGTATTGAGCGGCGCCGGCGCAAGTTTTTCCGCCGGTGCGGACCTGAACTGGATGCGCGGCATGGCCAGTGCCAGCGAAGCGCAAAACCGCGACGATTCGCTGCGACTCGCACGCCTGATGCGCACCCTGCAGTATCTGCCGAAGCCAACCATCGCCCGCGTCAACGGCGCGGCCTACGGCGGCGGTGTCGGCCTGGTCGCCTGCTGCGACATCGCCATCGGCGTCGACGGCGCGCGTTTCGGTCTTACCGAGGTAAAGCTCGGCCTGGTGCCGGCCGTGATCTCGCCCTACGTCATCCAGGCGATCGGCCTGCGCCATGCACGTCGTCTGTTCCTTACCGGCGAACTGTTCGATGCGGCCACGGCGCTGCAGATTGGCTTGCTGCATCAGTGCGTGCCGGCCGAGAAGCTGGATGAAACGGTCGACGCGGCGCTGGCCTCGTTGTCCAAGGCAGGACCGCTGGCGCAGGCCGAGGCAAAGCGGCTCGCCCTGCGGGTAGCGGGTGCCAGCGAGGTCGAAGCGGAACGCCTCGACCAGGAAAACGCTGCACTGATCGCGCGCCTGCGCGTGTCGCCCGAGGGGCAGGAAGGCCTCGGCGCCTTCCTCGCCAAGCGCCAACCCGGTTGGTGCACAAAGGACTGA
- a CDS encoding FeoA family protein, with protein MRLSDLPKGSPAVVDRVDDAHASDPIAQRLRDLGFVEGEPVRVVAIGPLGADPLLIQIGSTRFALRRSEAARVMVNAQVAA; from the coding sequence GTGCGCCTGTCCGACCTGCCGAAAGGGTCTCCTGCCGTGGTGGACCGAGTGGACGATGCTCATGCTTCCGACCCGATTGCGCAGCGTTTGCGCGACCTCGGGTTCGTGGAGGGCGAGCCGGTGCGGGTGGTGGCGATCGGCCCGCTCGGCGCCGACCCGTTGTTGATCCAGATTGGCTCGACCCGCTTCGCGCTTCGGCGCAGCGAGGCGGCCCGGGTGATGGTGAACGCGCAGGTGGCGGCATGA
- the feoB gene encoding ferrous iron transporter B, which yields MSASTLRIALVGNPNCGKTALFNQLTGGRQKVANYAGVTVERKEGRFSTPSGRVLYVLDLPGTYSFDANSPDEQITRDVCEGVYPGEAAPDLIVCVADATNLRLHLRFVLEVKRLGRPVVLALNMMDAARRRGVVIDVPELQRRLGLPVVETVAVRRDGVKALIAQVDGEIPQAAPAQPDDADSRADLHAQVRELLAATVSMPRATAELDDALDRWALHPVFGLAILSVVMFLVFQAVYAAGKPMTDLIGDGFSWLGAHATTWMPTGPLQSLIVDGIFGGLGTVLGFLPVILVLFFFILVLEESGYLPRAAFLLDRLMVSVGLTGRSFIPLLSSFACAIPGIMGTRSITDPRDRLATILVAPLMTCSARLPVYALLIGAFIPTRRVLGVFNMQGLVLFALYAAGVLGAMGVGWVMKKLRRDRSEHALLMELPSYRLPKVRDVAIGLWERGMIFLKRLTGVILGLTVLMWFLSTFPSAPAGATGPAIDYSFAGYIGRGLQYIFAPLGFNWQISVSLIPAFAARETAVAALATVYAVGGDAANGAGLGQALAANFSLASALSLLVWFAFAPQCMSTLAVIRRETNSWRNVAISFGYMFVVAFVASLLTYQITSLLT from the coding sequence ATGAGCGCCAGCACCTTGCGCATTGCCCTGGTCGGCAATCCCAACTGCGGCAAGACAGCGCTGTTCAACCAGCTCACCGGCGGTCGCCAGAAGGTGGCCAACTATGCCGGCGTCACGGTCGAGCGAAAGGAAGGCCGCTTCAGCACGCCGTCCGGTCGCGTGCTGTACGTGCTTGATTTGCCCGGTACCTACAGCTTCGACGCGAACAGTCCGGACGAGCAGATCACCCGTGATGTGTGCGAAGGCGTCTATCCGGGCGAAGCGGCGCCGGATCTGATCGTCTGCGTGGCTGATGCCACCAACCTTCGTCTGCATCTGCGCTTCGTGCTCGAAGTGAAGCGCCTGGGCCGGCCGGTGGTGCTCGCCTTGAACATGATGGACGCGGCGCGTCGCCGCGGCGTCGTCATCGATGTGCCGGAGCTGCAGCGTCGGCTGGGCCTACCCGTGGTGGAAACCGTCGCCGTGCGACGCGATGGCGTAAAGGCACTGATCGCCCAGGTGGACGGTGAAATTCCGCAGGCGGCGCCCGCACAGCCCGACGATGCCGACAGTCGCGCCGACCTGCATGCCCAGGTGCGCGAGTTGCTGGCGGCAACGGTGTCGATGCCGCGTGCCACGGCCGAACTCGACGATGCGCTGGACCGCTGGGCGCTGCATCCGGTGTTTGGACTGGCGATTCTTTCGGTGGTGATGTTCCTGGTGTTCCAGGCCGTGTATGCGGCGGGCAAGCCGATGACCGATCTGATCGGCGATGGCTTCAGCTGGCTGGGCGCGCATGCAACCACCTGGATGCCGACCGGACCGCTGCAGAGCCTGATCGTCGACGGCATCTTCGGTGGTCTCGGCACCGTGCTCGGCTTCCTGCCGGTGATCCTGGTGCTGTTCTTCTTCATCCTGGTGCTGGAGGAATCGGGTTACCTGCCACGCGCAGCCTTCCTGCTCGATCGCCTGATGGTGTCGGTGGGTTTGACTGGGCGCTCGTTCATTCCGCTGCTTTCCAGCTTTGCGTGCGCGATCCCCGGCATCATGGGTACGCGCAGCATCACGGATCCCCGCGACCGGCTCGCCACCATCCTGGTGGCGCCCTTGATGACCTGTTCAGCACGCCTGCCGGTGTATGCGTTGCTGATCGGCGCCTTCATTCCCACGCGACGCGTGCTTGGCGTCTTCAACATGCAGGGCCTGGTGCTGTTCGCGCTGTATGCCGCTGGCGTGCTTGGGGCGATGGGCGTGGGTTGGGTGATGAAGAAGCTGCGGCGCGATCGCAGCGAGCACGCGTTGCTGATGGAACTACCGTCCTACCGCCTGCCCAAGGTGCGCGATGTGGCGATCGGCTTATGGGAACGCGGCATGATCTTCCTCAAGCGCCTGACCGGCGTGATCCTGGGGTTGACCGTGCTGATGTGGTTCCTCTCCACCTTCCCGTCGGCGCCAGCCGGTGCCACCGGCCCGGCCATCGATTACAGCTTCGCCGGCTATATCGGTCGTGGCTTGCAGTACATCTTCGCGCCGCTGGGCTTCAACTGGCAGATCAGCGTGTCCCTTATTCCCGCGTTTGCCGCGCGCGAAACCGCCGTGGCCGCGCTCGCCACGGTCTATGCCGTGGGCGGTGATGCGGCGAACGGCGCTGGTCTGGGCCAGGCCTTGGCGGCGAATTTCTCACTGGCCAGTGCGCTGTCGCTGCTGGTGTGGTTTGCGTTTGCGCCGCAGTGCATGTCCACGCTGGCGGTGATCCGCCGCGAAACGAATTCGTGGCGCAACGTGGCGATCTCGTTCGGCTATATGTTCGTGGTGGCTTTCGTCGCCTCGCTGCTGACGTACCAGATCACGAGCCTGCTGACGTGA
- a CDS encoding DUF6587 family protein → MSTGLMVQYIVIGAIVLISALVTFRKLAPQLTNRWLAAAALRFDQPGHAAWQRSLGRQLQPKQATGNCSDGCSTCGACGPKPPAAHVDGQPLEFRPRTK, encoded by the coding sequence GTGAGCACCGGGCTGATGGTGCAATACATCGTGATCGGCGCGATCGTGCTGATCAGCGCGCTGGTGACGTTCCGCAAACTGGCGCCGCAACTCACCAACCGCTGGCTTGCCGCTGCCGCGCTGCGTTTCGACCAGCCCGGTCATGCCGCCTGGCAACGCTCGCTTGGCCGACAGCTGCAGCCGAAGCAGGCCACCGGCAATTGCAGCGATGGCTGCAGCACATGTGGCGCCTGCGGCCCCAAGCCGCCGGCGGCACATGTCGATGGGCAGCCGCTGGAATTCAGGCCACGCACGAAATAA
- a CDS encoding tetratricopeptide repeat protein has protein sequence MTAQRFTKSVSFFLPVLLCLALAPAHANDSDASLPTIPIDAQTPLPKVVSFHATPDVPTSRTDAFNTPQDDGRPGEYFFYLGALANQRHDYAHAIAMYEISASWAYKPAQYNLGVLYLNGHGSGVDLPRAMAWFALAAERGETQYVYAKQLLYAHLTPAQFEQANEIWRELLPRFGDATALVRAKARWREVLMSATGSRVGSAAPHMLTGGMVGLAGHQQPTNYDVGNGGILATTPGEVTGVHNTDGAIAYEQLRASRNPYDPKFETDLLSGTVTVGILTPITKQDFQTPYKDGKKPSSDTQNPDHQ, from the coding sequence ATGACTGCGCAAAGGTTCACAAAATCGGTCTCGTTTTTCCTCCCCGTCCTGCTCTGCCTGGCCCTCGCACCAGCTCACGCAAACGACAGCGACGCCTCACTGCCAACCATTCCGATCGACGCCCAGACACCGCTCCCGAAAGTCGTCAGCTTTCACGCCACGCCGGATGTGCCCACCAGCCGTACTGACGCGTTCAATACGCCGCAGGATGACGGCCGTCCCGGCGAGTATTTCTTCTATCTCGGCGCCCTGGCCAATCAGCGGCACGACTATGCGCACGCGATTGCCATGTATGAGATCTCGGCCTCCTGGGCGTACAAGCCGGCCCAATACAACCTGGGCGTGCTCTATCTCAATGGCCATGGTTCGGGCGTGGATCTGCCGCGCGCGATGGCATGGTTCGCGCTGGCGGCGGAGCGCGGCGAGACCCAGTATGTCTATGCCAAGCAGCTGCTTTACGCGCATCTGACACCCGCGCAGTTTGAACAGGCCAACGAGATCTGGCGCGAGTTGCTGCCCAGGTTTGGCGACGCCACCGCCCTGGTGCGGGCCAAGGCACGCTGGCGCGAAGTGCTGATGTCGGCCACCGGATCGCGCGTCGGCTCGGCCGCGCCGCATATGTTGACCGGCGGCATGGTGGGCCTGGCCGGCCATCAGCAACCCACCAACTATGACGTCGGCAATGGCGGGATCCTCGCCACGACGCCTGGCGAAGTCACCGGTGTCCACAACACCGATGGCGCCATCGCCTACGAACAACTGCGGGCCAGCCGGAATCCTTACGACCCGAAGTTCGAGACGGATCTGCTGTCAGGCACGGTTACCGTTGGCATCCTCACCCCGATCACCAAACAGGACTTCCAGACGCCCTACAAGGACGGCAAAAAACCGTCGTCGGATACGCAGAATCCCGATCACCAGTGA
- a CDS encoding glycosyl hydrolase 115 family protein, protein MLMGLAAMACGSVAHACTTPVSVCSHDRPESFALIQQSQPANLLIDASADPAVRYVAESFAADLQRVSGHAPQRYEQVQPAGGNLVVIGVLGHSPVIDGLVRAGKIEASDLAGQWEAFRQIVVDHPFPHVARALVIVGADRRGAVYGTYDISEKIGVSPWYWFADVPVRQQANVFLTAGSRRDQPRVKYRGFFINDEDPSFTGWAKKHFGGINHQMYAHVFELELRLKGNFLWPAMWAPKAFNDDDPQNMMLADAMGIVMGTSHHEAMMRAQDEWHRHTDQGITGGPWNYATNGANLRTFWRGGIERMMSKGDGQSYESVVTVGMRGDGDEPMTEGTATQLLQTIVADQRKIIADVTGKPAEQTPQAWALYKEVQDYYDHGMKVPDDVTLLFADDNWGQIRRLPRANSERQGGYGVYYHFDYVGGPRNYKWINTNQIEKVWQQMNLAYARGARALWIVNVGDLKPMEFPLSFFLRQAWNPEAMTPDALAQYPDAWASATFGPTQASAIAQLITRYSQLAARRKPELIDAGSFQLGADAGDKLDGGEFGTMIAEWQALEQDMLKVKATLPPDQRDAYFQLVEHPILALSNFYQLYYAVAWNRRLAAVGDPRANVFADQAEAAFRRDQEITDAYHALNGGKWDGMMAQTHIGYSGWQQPERQVMPEVKRVTTQRVAKPIVFAPVSTASATTAKDDVISIEAPHYSRAVDGKGLSWRAIAHLGRTLGAVVALPQGHPPTSAQDGVRLEYDVSLHQSGELALQLYMVPTLDTMASGGVRMGVSVDDGAIQILTDRMTPAANGTSTQEQRDWDQAVEDNARVLRATFPDMTAGKHVIKVWRLDDNAVLQKLVLSRVPVPPSYLGPAESAGYDSLPNP, encoded by the coding sequence ATGCTGATGGGCCTCGCCGCCATGGCTTGCGGATCCGTGGCCCATGCGTGCACGACGCCGGTTTCCGTCTGTTCGCATGATAGGCCGGAAAGTTTCGCCCTGATCCAACAAAGCCAGCCGGCGAATCTGCTTATCGATGCTTCGGCCGACCCTGCGGTGCGGTATGTCGCGGAGAGCTTCGCCGCGGATCTGCAGCGCGTGAGCGGGCATGCTCCGCAGCGCTACGAGCAAGTCCAACCTGCGGGCGGAAATCTTGTCGTTATCGGCGTGCTCGGCCACAGCCCGGTCATCGACGGGTTGGTCCGGGCGGGAAAGATCGAGGCCAGCGACCTCGCCGGACAGTGGGAGGCCTTTCGCCAGATCGTCGTCGACCATCCCTTCCCCCACGTAGCGCGGGCGCTGGTGATCGTGGGCGCCGATCGACGCGGTGCCGTCTATGGCACCTACGACATCTCGGAGAAGATCGGCGTGTCGCCCTGGTACTGGTTCGCCGACGTGCCGGTGCGACAGCAGGCCAACGTCTTCCTCACCGCCGGATCGCGCCGCGACCAGCCCCGGGTGAAATATCGCGGATTCTTCATCAACGACGAGGACCCGAGCTTCACCGGCTGGGCGAAGAAACATTTCGGCGGCATCAACCATCAGATGTATGCGCATGTCTTCGAGCTCGAGCTTCGCTTGAAGGGTAATTTCCTGTGGCCGGCGATGTGGGCACCCAAGGCGTTCAACGACGACGACCCGCAGAACATGATGCTCGCCGACGCCATGGGGATCGTGATGGGCACCTCGCATCATGAGGCCATGATGCGCGCGCAGGACGAATGGCACCGGCACACCGACCAGGGCATCACCGGCGGCCCCTGGAACTATGCAACCAATGGCGCGAACCTGCGCACGTTCTGGCGCGGAGGCATCGAGCGGATGATGTCCAAGGGCGATGGCCAGAGCTACGAAAGCGTGGTGACCGTCGGCATGCGCGGCGACGGCGACGAGCCAATGACCGAAGGCACCGCCACGCAGCTGCTGCAAACCATCGTCGCGGACCAGCGCAAGATCATCGCCGACGTCACTGGCAAACCTGCGGAACAGACCCCGCAGGCATGGGCGCTCTACAAGGAAGTGCAGGATTACTACGACCACGGCATGAAGGTGCCTGACGATGTCACCCTCTTGTTCGCGGATGACAACTGGGGACAGATCCGGCGACTTCCCAGGGCGAACAGCGAGCGCCAGGGCGGCTACGGCGTCTATTACCACTTCGATTACGTCGGCGGACCGCGCAACTACAAGTGGATCAATACCAACCAGATCGAAAAGGTCTGGCAGCAGATGAATCTGGCCTATGCGCGCGGCGCCCGCGCCCTGTGGATCGTCAACGTCGGCGATCTCAAACCAATGGAGTTTCCGCTCAGCTTCTTCTTGAGGCAGGCCTGGAACCCCGAGGCGATGACGCCGGATGCGCTTGCGCAGTATCCCGACGCCTGGGCCAGCGCCACCTTCGGGCCAACGCAGGCGAGCGCGATCGCGCAACTCATCACCCGGTACAGCCAGCTAGCGGCGCGACGCAAGCCGGAACTTATCGACGCCGGTAGCTTCCAGCTCGGCGCCGATGCCGGAGACAAGCTCGACGGTGGCGAATTCGGCACGATGATCGCCGAGTGGCAGGCGCTCGAGCAGGACATGCTCAAGGTCAAGGCCACGCTTCCGCCGGATCAGCGAGACGCTTATTTCCAGCTGGTGGAGCATCCCATCCTCGCGTTGTCGAACTTCTACCAGCTCTATTACGCCGTGGCGTGGAACCGGCGACTGGCAGCCGTCGGCGATCCACGCGCCAACGTCTTTGCCGACCAGGCGGAAGCCGCCTTCCGGCGCGATCAAGAAATTACCGATGCCTATCACGCGCTGAACGGCGGCAAGTGGGACGGCATGATGGCGCAGACGCATATCGGCTACAGCGGCTGGCAGCAGCCCGAGCGGCAAGTGATGCCCGAGGTAAAGCGAGTGACGACCCAGCGAGTCGCGAAGCCGATCGTGTTCGCGCCCGTTTCGACCGCTTCGGCAACGACCGCCAAGGACGATGTCATTAGCATCGAAGCGCCGCACTACAGCCGCGCCGTCGACGGCAAAGGCCTGAGCTGGCGCGCCATTGCGCATCTCGGCCGCACGCTCGGCGCGGTCGTCGCCTTACCGCAAGGCCATCCGCCGACCAGCGCACAGGATGGCGTGCGTCTCGAATACGACGTGTCATTGCACCAGTCGGGCGAGCTCGCGCTACAGCTCTACATGGTGCCCACGCTCGACACGATGGCCAGCGGTGGCGTCAGGATGGGCGTGTCCGTCGACGACGGCGCCATCCAGATACTGACCGACCGCATGACGCCCGCGGCCAACGGGACGAGCACCCAGGAACAGCGCGACTGGGACCAGGCCGTCGAGGACAATGCGCGTGTTCTGCGGGCAACGTTCCCGGACATGACGGCAGGCAAACACGTCATCAAGGTGTGGCGTCTCGACGACAACGCGGTGCTGCAGAAGCTGGTGCTGAGCAGGGTACCGGTTCCGCCGTCGTATCTCGGTCCGGCGGAGAGTGCGGGATATGACTCTTTGCCGAATCCCTAG
- a CDS encoding SRPBCC family protein, whose protein sequence is MNTSTVRTLRVTRHFDALPERVFDAWLDPATAGRWLFSADGGEMVKVAIDARVGGGFIFVDRRNGEDVEHVGEYLAIERPQRLVFTFAVPKYSAVYTQVTVELERDAGGCMVTLTHAGVLPEWSDRTKEGWAMILDHLADTL, encoded by the coding sequence ATGAATACTTCTACCGTGCGCACGCTTCGCGTAACGCGCCATTTCGATGCCCTGCCTGAGCGCGTCTTTGATGCCTGGCTCGATCCTGCCACCGCGGGACGCTGGCTGTTCAGTGCGGACGGCGGCGAGATGGTGAAGGTGGCGATCGATGCACGGGTCGGCGGCGGTTTCATTTTTGTCGACCGGCGCAACGGCGAGGATGTCGAGCATGTCGGCGAATACCTGGCGATCGAGCGGCCGCAGCGGCTGGTTTTTACGTTTGCCGTGCCGAAATATTCCGCCGTGTATACGCAGGTGACGGTCGAACTGGAGCGCGACGCGGGCGGCTGCATGGTCACGCTAACGCATGCAGGCGTGCTGCCGGAGTGGAGCGATCGCACCAAGGAAGGCTGGGCCATGATCCTCGATCACCTCGCCGATACGCTTTAG